CTCAGTTTTCTAGCCTCCTTAAAATACAGTTTCTAAACTGGAACGGAGAGATGGAGGACAGGTAAACTTCCCTATCAACACGGAGTAAAACCCAACATGCAACGTGGCCTGCCCACCCACGTCCAACCTATGCGTAGCTTCCAGGCAGCATCTGAGCACCTCTCAAGTATGTACCACCAAGGCTGACGTGAAGAAACTCCCCCCAGCAAAATAATTCTAAGCAGGTATAAACTCCCTATCATATGGCAGGCAACAGTCTAagcatttacatatattaactcacttaatgcTGACATTTGGGTAGATATTATTCTCATGTATATAAAAAGATGACAAAGCACAGAAAAATTAATGTGCCCAGGGTCAAACAACAAGTAAGCAGCAGAAACAGGTGTCAAACCCAGGAGTCTGGCCCAAGTCTGTGCTCTTGACCCACACGGCTCAACATGAAAAAGTGGGATCATAatgcacaagtggggcaggggaaaACCCAAGGAAACAGAATgaagggaacagaagaaaagccttaaaaaaaccaaaactataatTCACATTATgagataaaagaacaaagaatgcttagaataaaatggaaaatgaaagctaaaataaatactCGATAAATGATTAGACAAAGAATCAAAAGAATCTTTCCCCTAAAGTAGAACGAAAATACAAACTTAGAAGATCACTGGAAGGGTTTCACAATCTAACAAAAATTCCAGAATTAGAACAAAGAAAATAGGGAGAACTTATCAAATAAAATTTGCCAGAACTGAAGAACCTGCATCCTTCTAAACACcctaattaaagaataaaaacaggcCCACACCAAGGCATGTTATCATGGAATTTCAGATCGTTGGGTgaagaaaagcttccagaaagaaggaaagggaagggcagTGACTTCtcagtggggagaggaggcagcaaaacaaagaagcaatGCCTGCAACATTGTTGGGACAATACCCATCTGCCAAACTAAAGGCAACTGCAGAAATGTAGGAAGTTCTCAAGTTCCCCTTTCTTAGAAGATACCAGAAGATGGTACACACCAAAGGAAGGCATAAGCTAAGATGTAGCTATGATGTAGATGGTATAGAAGACACAAGGTGACAGCTGCATGACAGATCTAGATTGAAGCAGAAAAGTATAAGCTGGTTAAAATGACATAGatctaaggaaaaataaagatatacaaGGAAAATTAGGCACACAGGAAAATAAGGGTGATAATCAACTCAAGGAAAACCCAAAAGCTGTATCACAAAGGAAATTTTATCAGAGTACAACTAGTTTGACAGTGATTGGTATTTTAACAATGATAATGTATAAACACTGATTCTTGATTTATCTAAACCCATGATACAATTACCTGGAAGGATGAGGAAGGTATACATTAAATCTCCAATTATCATAAAAGGAAGGCAATTTGGGCTCAGAGTCTAAATTATCATCAATAAACAGCAATCTTAATACATAAAAGTAACTTCTCAATCCTTTAGTCCTGAGTTTTTAACCAAGAGGatgtgtttctttgaaaattttttagtttatgaaagaattttttacaaaaagaaaccaaaagatgATCCAACTGTATTGTGAAATCCCAAGTCTGCATCCCTTTCTCTTGGTTCCTCATATACAAAGATGCTGCTTAGCGTGTTctgctcttcattttctctcttgttcgTTTTCCAGGTCTCTTCTATGGAACAAGAAAATACCGCATGTGGTCACACAGCAGCTTGATCTTCTGCcccagggaaaggaagggagcgGGTAGGTGTGGGATGGGAGAGGAGGTGATCCAGCCCCTCATGTGACCCCTTGGCTCACTTACATTTGATCCTTTCTTTCCAGGCCTCTTCAGGCCCTTGCCATGAGCTGTCTTGGCCCGGAAGCTGGATACATCATCGTAGCTCTCACGAGTGTTCCACTTGGAGCCTTTCTTCTTTCCACCAAAACCAAACTTCTGGTTTTTATAGCGTCGCTTAGCATTGGGCCTGGAAAAATGCCAGCTTACAGGTCACCCACAGCACTGCAAATCCTGATGAGTCTAACGGCCTACGACTACCCCTAGTTTCCTGTCTAAGCAAAATCTCTTAGATACTACTGTTACCCAGAATCTTATCATTGGCCCTACATTCTTACTCTAAAAATCCCGCAGGCAAGCTCATCTACTTATGGTGTTAACCATTAgagcaagaaaacaaagcaagaactAGGAAGGGTTTCACATACATTTTGTGGCTCACCTCTTCTCTCTGAAGAGTTTtctattttaactaatttttgcTAGATCATCCTCAGTTGTTTCTATTCCCTTCAAGGATAGTACATGCAATTAACATTCAAATATagtaaattttaggggcgcctgggtggcgcagtcggttaagcgtccgacttcagccaggtcacgatctcgcagtccgtgagttcgagccccgcgtcaggctctgggctgatggctcagagcctggagcctgtttccgattctgtgtctccctccctctctgcccctcccccgttcatgctctgtctctctctgtcccccaaaaaataaacgttgaaaaaaaaaattaaaaaaaaaaaaatagtaaattttaaaacttgtccTCCTGCAGGAAATCTCAAATTCAACATATCCCAAAATCACATGCCATCTCCCTTCCTAGACTGGTTTCACCTCCTGTATATAGGCAATGacttggtggggcacctggttggctcagtcagtaaagcatgcgaGCCTTCATCTCTGGGTTATtcgttccagccccacgttgggtgtggagcctacttaaaaaaaaaaaaaaaaaaaaaaaagcgtgacTTGAGGCTGGTGGAACTACATCTTTTCAGCCACCAGGCTAGAAACCTGGGAGCCAGCCTTGATTATTCATTCCTTCGTtcactctctacacccaacacaatTACTGAGTGCTGCTAGTTTAACTTCTTGAATATTTCTTCAATcggttttctcttctctgcccccgTTACCCCTTTTGGGTCATTATCATTGCTCTCTGGACTTTTGTAATAGCCCCCTAATCAATTATCCTGCCCCCCTCAAGTCCATCCTTTATACGAATacacttaatttttcaaaaacatgaatATGACCTACTCATAATTTTGAGTAAAGCCCTCAATGTCTCCCCAGTGCCTACTGGATAAAACCCAAGTTTCTCAACAAGGCAAACACTGTCTCTGTGACTTGGCCCAGGGCCCCCTCCAGCTACATTTCACCCCTCCTTGCCCCACACCGCACTCCCAGTGGCACCAAATGCTTGCTCTTCCCTCATACACAAACTGCTGTTCTCACCTCTATGCTTTCACTCTCTCGTGTTCTTCCTTCTTGCCAAAACCAGTGTCTCTCCTATTTTCCTGGTTCTTACTCATCCTTCAGACTAAGCTCAGGTGGcaccctcctccagggagccATCCTCACGCCCTCATCACCAGACCAGGTCAGCTATTTCTAAAATGTGCTTCCACACTACTCCCTCAAATGCCTTGATCATAGCATTCATATATTCTACAGAAATTATCATTTCCCCCAGGCCTGGGGTCTAGGGATGCATAAAGGTgaactaagaagaaaataataatctttGCCATTAACCCTTTTAATCTGCAAAATGGTATGAGGTGCatacaattttctcattttcatagatgaggaaacaaatatTCAGAAAGGTCAAGTAAAACTTGCTCAAAGCTGCCCAAAGTGGCAGGCTCTGGACCTGAACCTTCGGTCTATGCCGTGAGCAACTTTTACTGAGCATCCACTTAAAATGTACCAAATCCTTAAATCACCCTActttagtttttttggtttttagttaattaattttttaaagcaagctctacacccaatgtggggcttgaactcatgacccccaggtcaagagtccaatgctctactgactgtgccagccaggtgccccctaaaccACCCTACTTTAATCTCCCAAGACTGATACGGCTAAAAGGACCCATCACATGGGCCGGTAAGCCCCGGCCACAGGCAGCACTGTGCTCTCTCAACTCGAGGCCACTCCTGTGGAACTCGCTGCCGTGCCCGTGACTCACTTGCCCAGCACCCatcacaaaaccaaacaaaaacccttcATACCCCTTCTTCATCTGTTGGCCTTTGGCTCCTTCCTTTGTTTTCCGTACAGCAGCTTTCTGATCCCCCTCAAGGAAATCCAGTTTATCAGAAAAGCCTGGGAGGGAAGAGGTACTTTGATCAGCACTGACACATTCATTTTAAGAAGAGCTTGAGCTTCGAAAGAAGATTGTTACTTGCTAAATTAACTTTAAGAGATACATCTTGTTCCCCACACCGTCCCCAAACCTTAGGCCCTGTGGCTGCAAATCAATCAAGGCTCCAGAGCAGTATGTGTTCAAATTAGCAGCTACCCCTGCTCCCTATATCCTTAGGACAGAGATATACTGACCTTTCTGATATTTCTTAATGGCGTTCATCATATGTGTTTTCTCTCGCTGCCTCTTCTGAAGAACCTCTGTTTGCACCTGGACATGAACACAGGGCCGTTATGCCCACTCCAGACCATCGCTGTAAGAGCCTACATGCTTTCGGTAACAACGATGTGCTAACACCACCACCGCACATTTACGTGTGCCAGAACTATGCTAAGGCTCTAAGCATATTCTTACTTTATCTTCTCAACCACCCAGTGAAGTAGAAATCCCTATCACCCctgaaactgaagcacagagaagttaagcagcTTGCCCGAGTCACACAGTGGGAAAGTACGCAGCTGAATTCACACCCAGGCAGTCTGCACTCTTACCCCATTCCACCATCCTGCCTACAAAATCACGGCAAATCACGTCTAGGTCTACACCCAATTCTCTCCGTTCGTTATATGTGAGCAGATTAAGTGTCAAACCCACTCCGTTATGAGGCATGAAAGTACCAACAGAAACAATCtcccaaaaaacataaaaaaggctGTAAGGACAAAAGAAGATGCCAATACTCAAaggcagggtttctcaatctcCATACTACTGATAGCTCGAACAGGAATCACTCCGTGTTGGGGGGTGGACAGCCTGCCCAGCGCACTGTGGGATCTTTAGcagcctccctgccctccgcccactagatgccagtagcacactCCCCATGGAGATGTGacactaaaaatgtctccagatgttgtCGGATGTTGCCTGGTAAGCAAAATTATCCCCAGTTGAGAATCGCTGCTATGAGGTTTCTTCAAGTTAGCAACAGTGAGCTAACAGGCCCCAGTGACGTTTTCTTTGGCTCTGACAAATTAGATTGTTACACCAAATGCCCATGTCTTTGAGCTGGCCTCGGCCATCGACCACCAGATCAATCCAATAAATACGCAGCTGCCCTTCCGCACAGGACAGGACACTCATCTACTCTTACTCTGCTGAGGATCTGGCAGTGAAGTGACTCCCAATGTGGACAGCAGCTCGGCACCCCGATCACAAGCGTTTATGTCCAAAACGCGGACAAGGTCCGAACACTTCTGCTGACCCTCCTCACACTCCCTTCTTCCCACAACCCTGACTTCAATTCCTGTCATCATGTTTCCTAAATAACCacgaaataacaaagaaaaaccaaagagtTTCATGGTATGCCTGCCCTTTTTTAACCTGAGGTTTTTTTCATGTTAGAACTCAGACGTTCATAGTTCAAGCACATGGGTGCCATTTTTCCCTCTCAGTTGGATCACAATAATATGGTTCTTTCAAGGACTTCACATCATCTaggccagtgattctcaaagcaGGATGCATTTCAGAATCATCTGAGAAGCTGGGGCGTGacggggaagggaagaaaaaacaccCGGATTCCCAGACATTCTGAAGCCCAGAAATCTGTTTTGAAAAACCTCCCCAGGTGATTTTGCTGTGGTCAGGTTGGGACTCCACTGATCTGGACTCCCCTCTTCACTGTACAGATGAGCAAATGGGGCCCAGTGGAATGAATGAATCGCCTACAGTTACCATGCTACCCCTGGTGAGACCCTGGTGTCAAGGGAAGATTGTGCTCGTGGATACGAGCACATACTCCCCACGGTGAGATAATAAACACAAGACAGAGCACACACAGGGCACGGAAGCAGACCTGACCCAGTCACCCCAGCCTGACAAACACTCGGCCTCATCCCGTGCGCCCACATCTTCCTTCTTACCTTCTTCCCGTATTTCCTAAGCGCTCGCAGTTGCTTAGCCTTTTCAGACTTTTCCATGGCGGCCTGTTTAGCCTGCAGCTTCTGCCGAATCTGAAACACAAAATATTGTCAGCTCATGTTAAGTGAATCTGGGCTGACCACCACGTAGGGTGTGCTGGAGCAGGGAGCACATCTTCCCGGTTCTGCAAACTGGAGCTCAAAGGAATCTTGTAAGTCCTGTTTCATACATGAGGACAAGAGGCCCAGAGGTTGAGCACTTTGTCCAAGATACCAAAAGTATCCATGGTGGACCTGAAAAGTGACCTCCCCACTCCCAGTGTGCTGTCCCAGTGTGCTGTCTGTTCCGCTACGCAAAACTGCCTGCTTGCCATTCTCCCAGGAGAAACCAACTTTTCCCCAACCCAACTGTCTGCAGACTAAGGTCAAACCAGCATGCAGCCTCAGTCCCCTTCTCCGATACACCACATGCACATTAAAAACTCAAGCAGGTACCAGGTACCTAGCCTTTTCCATCAGACACACAGATTTCAGTCAAGGGGTAAGCACGTGTCAGTGTGAGTGTACAGAGGGGTGTCCGAGCTCGTCTCTAGATTAGCTTCCCCAAGTACCACTGAAACAAGAGCTCCCTAAAATCCAGCTGGAGACCCAATAGGACTATCGGAATATATCTTGGGATTAAATTTTGACAATTCTCTTCCTCCCAGAGTTAAATGAGGATCAAGTTCTATGTAACCCTAAATTATACTACATCTGAGCTATATGTTAATCCCTCATCTTACAGAAAACTGATGCccagagaaaaataattgtttacaAGTTAGACCACCGCCCCTTGGCAATGGCTGGACAAGAAGTGTGTTTTCTCTATATGCCATGCCATGACCACGCCAGCTAAGAAATGCAAAAGGCCATCTTGATCTCGGGACCACAGTTCTTACAGTACTTCTCCTCCCCTTAAATGCTTAAACTAGGAAAAAATCATCCTTCTATTTATCTAACTGGTGGTGACTGGCATGAGTCTGAAGTAGGCAATCAAGACGATAATTGTCCTCTGACAACCAATTCCCTATTATTGGgcttagttctttttattttcttctaaagctcatttatttattttgagagagaggggaagagaatctccaagagagggagggagagagagaatcccaagcagtcaacccagggcttaaactcagaactgtgagatcatgacctgagccgaaatcaagagtcggacacttaacccactgaaccacccagcaaCACTGTGGGCTTAGTCTGTTTTAAATTACAGGAGATAAGCCAGCTGACTACACTTAAGTATAAAACCTTGGCTTTCCAGAGAAAACCTTTGTTTCTTACCTTCTGCATCTGCTGATCAGACTTGGCCATCTCTGCAAAATAGTCAGTGGGCCTCTTGGTAGGGACTTTGAGCTGATGGAGCCGGGGTAATATGGAAAGCACAGCGGCCTGGGCTTGCCGGTAGCTGAGGATGTAGGACAAAATGTGAAATAAGCGAAGGGAGAGAGACCTTCCACTCCCTCTCGCTTGCCTTATCCATCGAGGATGACCTTGGAGTTATCCAGGGGcagaaaaatgctcaacatctgACCTCCACCagcaagaacacacacacactaatgaaaatgtaataaagcTTCATTAACTTGGTATCTAGGAGAGATTTAACTGTATACTCTTTAAAGAGGAAGGGGAGTTctgctaaaaataaattagtttaagACAGTGACCACACTAAAAGTACCCCTTAACTTAAAAACTAATaccaactggggcacctgggtggctcagtcagttgagcgtccgacttcagctcaggtcatgatctcacactctgtgagtttgagccctgcgtcgggctctgtgctcagggcctggtgcccgcttgggattctgcatctccccctctctctgcccctcccctgctcatgctctgtctctctctgtctcaaaaataaataaaaacattaaaaaaaaagaaaactaataccaATCATGAATTCTTATGTAGTCCTTAAAAAAGGTCATGTAAGAACCTTCTGAGGCAAGTTTCTGTTTAactcaaaacacacaaaaaactttaaaactgaatacctcaaaataaaatttaaaaataaaataaattagacttTGGATTATAACCGGTGGACCAAAGGGCTCTTTTCTCAACCAGGAACAATCTTCTAGAGCTTTTTAGTAAAAAAAGAAGCCTTCCTACTCACTCTCAGGCTTATGACAATTTCTGAGGACTGCAGGCTCACTgcttctcccacctccccccttTCTCGAACAGGGccacccccaccttctcccacacttgaaaacaaacatacaaactcATCTCCCGCTGGAAGTCATCTTCCGGATCAAAGGCTTTCTGATCCTTGTTCTCAGGGGTTGACTGAGGTCCACTGATTTCCGGCACGGGATCCAGGGTCACATCAAGCCTTTCAACCCATTCCAGATCCCGCTTGAATTCAGCCAAACACTGCTTCAGGCCACTCTAGGAAATTCATCAGACACTGAGCCTGTATGAAGGACACAGGCCAACGGACAAAGCACTAAATAAACCCCAACATCCGGACCTCCTGACAATGCCCAGGCTGCGTCTTCCCTGGGCCAAGAACTCAGTCCGCCAAGCACAACTGTGCCTTGGGAGCATCCCGTGTCCTAGGACCCCCCCGACCAGGCGCCCGAGCTCACCACGTCGTTCACAGCTTTCTTCGGCCCCTCTAGCACCACATTGAGGCCTGGCTTCAGGAGCCCTCTGGAAAACGCATCCTGCAACTGCAGGGTACAATCGGCAGTCAGCACCGGGGGAATGAGGACCCTCTCCCGCGCCCAGCCCCGCGAGCCCGGCCGACACCTACCTCCCTGTCGGTGACCAGAGAATCATCAGAATCCGAGTCCGAACCTGACAGCGGGGGGGTGTCCATGTCGCAGCGAACGTGCACGTCCGCTCTAGTCGAGGGAGCCGGGTGGCCTGAGGCCCGCGCGGCCGGAAAGGGGCGCCTCTCGCTGCTGctgcctgccccccgccccctgctcgcACGCCGCGTCCCCACGTGGACCCGAGCCCCACCAACGCCGACTGCCGGGTGCCTCGGCGGAACTTTCCCACCGGGACTTCCGCTTCCGGCCGCATACCCACACTTCCGGTTTGCCGTTGCTATAGGAACCGCTCCGGCGTCCGAAAGAGCCGGGTTGCTCGGGACCCATAGGGGTTGTACTCCTGGATACACGCGTGGTCTGGTGACCCAAAGAGAAGACGCCAAAGGTGTGAGCGCGTAGTTGGGGGTCCTCTGGAGAAGCAAGAAGCCTCGAGGGAGcgaaggaaaggggagaaacagCTGCCGCGGCGGAAGGGGGTGTGGGGGAcgctgggggccggggggggggggggcggaaacgGAGGAAGGctccgggggcggggccaggggcgtgctcggggcggggcggggcggggcagggcggggcgggaCGACGCGCGCCTCCAAGCTCACCGCTGCGCTCCTTGTTCAGCAAACTCTTTGCCGGGTACCATGTCGAccgtggtggctcagtcgctgCATGTTTTTGGTCTTCGATCCCACGTGGCCAACAATATCTTTTTCTTCGATGAACAAATCATTATATTTCCTTCGGGAAATCACTGTGTGAAGTACAATGTGGATCAGAAGTGGCAAAAATTCATTCCAGgtaaaaaaaacctttccatcCCTACGCATGCGTTTGACCGTGCCAAATATAACCCCATAATCCCGACAAGACTATAGAAAGTTAAGTATTTTGGCCAACTTAAATATACGTATAGTTTTATAAAGGTAGAAGGAGTACACGTCCACCTGCATTAACAGAGTAACTACACATACATCGTTAAAATCACATGTAAAATGATGttaatttaaaagtactttttttccccactgatttaatggaaaaaaatttattttagagtctctttTCATGCCTCTGCAATATCATTGTCTTTGTCATCTCCAGGGCCACTTTTTGAGTTGTTTAGCACAGCTTTCCAGAGTTCGGTACCTTCATTACATCACGTTTTGGGACCGTGTATGATGAAGGCCCTGGAGGTTTAATCGCCAATCACAAATAACCGTTTGTATAATGTTACATTTGTGTTTGTTCACACTGGTCCTGTTAATGTTATACCTGATTTCCACAACTCAGTCACTCTTTTTCCAGTCTTTATTGCATTCAAAATGTTTGATCTTGACACATGCCTACAAAATCGTGTATATTTTGCTGCACTGCATATATCTAATATCTAATATCTAAAGAACTATAATAAAGTGAAGGTCCATGAACGCACCACACAGGGTAGGAAATAGAACATTGCCAGCTCCAGTGTTTCTCCCTGATTTCGTTCTCACCACGCATACTCACACCCCATCCTGGATATTGTAATTATtcccttatttctttatatacttttacCATGTATATGTGTGGCCTTATAGAAAATAGatctttgtttttgctatttaCCAAGTTTTATAAGTTTAATCATGGTTATACATATGCCAAGACCTTCTTTTGTTTGACATCATGCTTTTGAGACTCATACgtcttaatatatattaactgAGTCATTTTATTGCTATATGGTGTTCCATCATATGAATGGAATGCCCcaaatatatttatccattctagtgtggatggacatttgggaaaCAACAGTTTTTTGCTTTACAAAGCATCCTGCTGTAAAGTTTCTTGCATGTATGTACGCTCATCCACTTGTGTGAGTTCTCCAGGGCACATGGCCAGGACTAAAATTACCGGGTAATTTTCCTTAtggaaagatttttgttttttccttatggAAAGAGAAGCCTCGGTGTTGCGactctctgtgcaagaatcctgctacagtatggggtgcctgggtggctcagttggttaattgtccgacttcggctcaggtcatgatctcacggttcgtgagttcaagtcccgcgtcaggctctgtgctgacagctcagagcctggagcctgcttcggactctgtgtctccctctctctctgctccttccctgctcacactctgtctctctctttcaaaaataaataaaaattaaaaaaaataataaaaaaaaaaaaagaaccaaaagataGGAGGAGACTCATGCACGAGGTGAACTTGTTTCAAGGAGGTGGCCGTCATCAACTAGGTGTGCAAAGGCATTTTACAAGCTCTGCAATCAGCCAACATATATTAAGCACCCATTTGGTGCCAGTCACTGGTGATTGAATGAGTGGattgcatgaatgaatggataaagaaaaccaCGGCCTGTGCTCTCTAGAAGCTCTCAGTATTGCCATGGAGACAGGTGTGTTTTCAAAGGAGCAGGACTTGGAAATGACCAGGATAGATGCTATGCCAGCTACAGCCCAGGCACGAAAGcacaaaaggaaagagggagaagttTTCCTTTGCCTCCCCCAGGCAATCTCATCTATGCCCCCAGTTTCAACTTCCCACGGTGACTCTTACCTCACGTCTGCATTTTCAGTCCCAACCTCTCCTCCGAGCCTTAGAATCATATCCAGTTGTCCACTAAATCTCTCTACCTAAATGTCCCACAGTATGCACCTCACACACAATATATCCAGAACTGaatttgtcatttcctttttttccctctcttccttaaGACCCTACCTCGCCAGATTGTCAAATGCATGATAAAGCTACAATTACAAGAATAATGTAGTGCTGGTATAAATATCCCCAAAACCCagttatatatatgtagatatgtaaATGAATTGAATATATCATAAAGGTAGCATTAGGAGGAATCTGTGCTGGGACAACTAGTTAGGTATTTGGGAAACAGGAATCAATCTAAGTCCTTACTTCATGCCCCGAGATGAAGTAAAGActttagtgtaaaaaaaaaaaaaaatgaaatcagaaaaaacTAGAACCAAATAAacatgagtaaaaataaaatctttggatGGGCTGTTTTCCATAAAAAACAATGGACATACTCTTCGCCATGACCCCTAACTCCCTCGGCCTATGTTCCTTCCCAGCTGTCACCCCTACTCCCAGTCACCAGACGTCAATCATTGcttgtttctctccttcccctgcctcacCCAGGCAGCCACTGGGTCCTACTTGGCATCTCTCTCATCTCCCCATCCCAGCCTTCATACCGCCTGTCACTGCCATCCTGTTTTTGAAATTATCTGCCCACTGGTTTCCTTCCCTCAAGGTCTGTCTTCCACACAGTTGCCAAAGGGATTTTTCTACAACATGCGTCTGACCCTTCCAAAAATTCCTCTGTGGCTTTTCATTTGCCTCTGTGATAAACTCCAAACTCTTGTGGCTTTTCATTTGCCTCTGTGATAAACTCCAAACTCTCATGCAAGGTCTCCAGCGACCCCAAACCTAGGGTCTTTTCCAAGGCACGGTCACTTCTGAAGCCCTTCCAGAGAGGTCCTGCTGCTGGACAGACTCCCTTCAGCTTGCTGGGAAACACAGCACAGGGCCCAGGGCATCACTTTCTAG
This Lynx canadensis isolate LIC74 chromosome C1, mLynCan4.pri.v2, whole genome shotgun sequence DNA region includes the following protein-coding sequences:
- the EBNA1BP2 gene encoding probable rRNA-processing protein EBP2 yields the protein MDTPPLSGSDSDSDDSLVTDRELQDAFSRGLLKPGLNVVLEGPKKAVNDVSGLKQCLAEFKRDLEWVERLDVTLDPVPEISGPQSTPENKDQKAFDPEDDFQREMSFYRQAQAAVLSILPRLHQLKVPTKRPTDYFAEMAKSDQQMQKIRQKLQAKQAAMEKSEKAKQLRALRKYGKKVQTEVLQKRQREKTHMMNAIKKYQKGFSDKLDFLEGDQKAAVRKTKEGAKGQQMKKGPNAKRRYKNQKFGFGGKKKGSKWNTRESYDDVSSFRAKTAHGKGLKRPGKKGSNKRPGKRTREKMKSRTR